The DNA segment AGTCTGTGTTATTCCAGTCTGGCTTGGTCTGACCGTTCTGGGCTGGGGCACTGTTTGCCTCACCATTGTTCTCTTGATTAGGAGCAGTGGGAGTCACTTTGCTTCTCTGTCCTCCATGTTCCACATCAATATCAACTTCAATacctaaaaatacatttgaaatggATAAAATCCTAGAGATGTTTCCAAAGCACAGTACTAAAGGAGCATGGATCAATCCTGCTCTACACTCTTAAGACTTCTGTATACTGGTTTGCCATATAAATATCTAGTAATTAAAATGCAAAGCCTTCTTTAAATatagttttctttaaataaagagTAGTTAGGTACCATATAGTCATCTTGCTCTACAAAGACATgtcatatatttaaaaaggcaaaagttGTATCTGTCCACCTAATCCAGGCAAAATCCAGAATCACCACTGACAGTGTTCAGTGCTGACACATTAATGAAGTCTTTCCTCATTTTCTACCAAAGGAAGGTTCTGAAAAGGTAGTACCAGGTGTAAATTAAGCCTTTGAGGCTTAGTAGGTATGAAGTAGTTCCAGTACTACTCACAACAGCTGACTACTGCTCCTATTAAACAGACCTTTAAGCCAGTCTGGGGGTTGACTGGATAACAAACTAAGGCACTTAACTTACCCAAGGGGCTCAGAAAAGCTGCAACACTCTCCCCAACATTCTTTAGGAAGGTGACATTGGGGTCCTGAGGCTGGCTGTTAGTAGAAGCTTCtagaaaaacaatttctgttAGCACAGAAGCTCAGGCAGAAAGAGCATCTACAGAGTGTGTCCCCATGAGAGCTTGGTGCCCCTTCCTGTCACTCACACCACACACCAAAGGCAATACAGACACAAAAACTAACTGAGCTACCCCTGAAACAGAAGACAGCATTAGCATTGTTAAGGCTCATTAGCCATGCTGGAAGGCAGTGCCATGCTTGACCTAACAGCttggtttcatttggtttggttcCAGATACTCTTATCTTCCTCCTCATTGATTGCATGAGCCCAAGCATGCCTTAAAGtaatcccaccctgtgctgaAAGGTGCTAATTATTTCAAGCCAACTAGGTTAGTTCCCACTCAAATTCTACCCTGTGCTGCAGAACCTCCACCACCCCCTTGTTTACCAGGGCATCTCCTCTTACCTTCTGCAGCAGGTGCACTGGGACCAGGGGGTGCAGCAGTGGCTTCGGCTTGCCCAGAACTCTGGCACGGAGCTGCAGGCCCAGGATAGCCCCAGCAGTGCATCCATGGGAATGGTGGAACACCGTGCCGCATTTTACGGAGCCAGCGTCCCCGGGGAAGCCACTGCAAAGGGCAACATTCATGTGACACTGTTCACACAGCCACATTCTGACTGACTGAACCTCACAGCTTTAATTTGAGGAACACCCCACTCCTTAGTTCCCCCTCCGTAGCTTTTGCTCACCTCAAATGGATTCAGCAGTGGACTCTGGAACATCACCATGTTGTGATCCTTGTGGATACCCTTCCCCTCACAAGTGCTGCACAGGTCATAGTCTGGGCAGACACTGCACTTGAACCTGGTGCCCACGACGGGTCCCTCACAGCCGTCGCAGATGACGTTGGGGTGCACCATGTTGCGGGGCGGCTCCTGGCTGCACTGCGAGCGGTGCTCCCGCTTGCACTCCTTCTTCTCTGTTAAGGAAAGGCAACTTTCCATCAGGAACAGGTTGCTATTTACAGGCTGCAAGTCAGGCAGAGGAGGAAGCACAAACAGCCCTTGTCAGAGTGTCAGAGCAGTATTAACTTACTAGGTCAGTTTATTTTTACACTGGCTGCCAAACACAAGCCGGGGGCACACAAGAGACCTTAAACCAGGTGCAAAGGGGTTTCGCAAAGATACCTGGTCCTGAAACCAAGCATGCCTTATCCCAAGTATCTCCTGGCATGTTTATGTTAGATTAGTACTGCACAACCTCATCTGGCTTCTCATCCGACCTTCCCAAGCACTGCAAGAACAAAATGTTCCTGGAGGAGTTAGGAAGACTGTGCCAGTAGGCATATTATGACAATGGGGACAACAGCCGCTGGCTGGTGTGACTCATTAGATGGACTATAGATAAAGCTTTGCATGTATTCACCTGAACAAAAGGGACCAGGGAGCAATTACATGTTCAAAATGCTGGCACTAAGGCTTCCTAACACATTGTTGCGAGTATTTAAGATACCAGTTCCAGCTTAGTGCATCCAGGTAGACAAGATGACAAGAGCAGCTCACAATGGACCAGCTGACGGAGCTGGGAAGAAACTTGCGATCCATTTACCCACCCAGCAGGGAGGAGTCATACTCTGTCATATTACTCTGCCCTTTATTTACCCTCCCTCGCCAAGGCCGCAGCTCCAACAGGCCCTGGAGAACACAGGGAAGGGCCAGGgctgcctccctgcccctcGGGGCTGCGCAGGCCCCACCTTTGATGTAAACACGGAACACGCCATCCCGCACGTAGGGCATcgccagctccagctcctcgTCGGTGGAAAACGCGATCAGGTCCCCGTCTTCGTCTGGGAAGGGCGAAGCGCAGGGTCAGGGCCCGCTCGGGCCTCAAAGGGCCTCACCGTGCCCCGAGACCCCCCACCCCAGGACACCCTCTCCGGGGCACCCCCCCGAGACCCTCGGCAGCGCCCCGCTCACCCTTGTAGTGCATGCGGAAGGCGGGCGGCGGCCCGGCCCGCAGCAGCCCCTGGAACAGCTCGGCCACGCGGTCGTAGATGGCGCGGtagcgggcgggcggcggcagCGAGAAGCGGCGGATCTCGCGGGTCGCCTCCTCCTTGCCCAGCAGGTAGGCTTTCACCGTCAGCGCCGCCATGGCTGTGGCGCAGCAGGAATTGCCGTCGGGAGCACAGACAGGAGATCAGGGCGGAGCGGAGCCAGACAGCGAGGGGGGCGGTTCCGGAGCCGCCACTTTATAGAGCCAGGCGGCCACAGGCCACGCCCACAAGCGGTAATGGCCACGCCCCTTTGTGGCCATGGTCACGCCCCTTTGTCGTACAGGCCCCGCCCCCCAGTGGCGCTCCCCTCGGTCCCGCCCCTGGTCCCGCTCCCGGTTCCGCTCCTGGTCCCGGTGCCGTCCATCCTAATCCCGGCTTCGTTCTCTCCAAAGTGTTTCCTGCAGCCGGGAGAAACCTGTGGATAAGTGCGCATGCCCATGTCTgcttcctgccctgtgcccgtACCCGGATTTTGTCCCCGGGGACAGTGTCAGGCAGGTTGGGGAGCACAAGGTGATTTTGGACATCAAAGCACCCACGgggcctgggcagcagggagtgAGTGTGGCATGGGGACCTTCTGTGTGGCAATGGCCTCTGAGAGCCACCAGTGGGGAAACACAACCACCCATGTGCAGCACACCGTGGGGCAG comes from the Pithys albifrons albifrons isolate INPA30051 chromosome 15, PitAlb_v1, whole genome shotgun sequence genome and includes:
- the SQSTM1 gene encoding sequestosome-1 isoform X3, producing the protein MAALTVKAYLLGKEEATREIRRFSLPPPARYRAIYDRVAELFQGLLRAGPPPAFRMHYKDEDGDLIAFSTDEELELAMPYVRDGVFRVYIKEKKECKREHRSQCSQEPPRNMVHPNVICDGCEGPVVGTRFKCSVCPDYDLCSTCEGKGIHKDHNMVMFQSPLLNPFEWLPRGRWLRKMRHGVPPFPWMHCWGYPGPAAPCQSSGQAEATAAPPGPSAPAAEGIEVDIDVEHGGQRSKVTPTAPNQENNGEANSAPAQNGQTKPDWNNTDSATEVNVVAEQIQDMVIDPVPTQMEDSSFHSQEHSESSSSSGGEEDWTHLSSKEVDPSTGELQSLQMPGTDSPSSLDASQEPPQPGPTGLREAALYPHLPPEADPRLIESLSQMLSMGFSDEGGWLTRLLQTKNCDIGAALDAIQYSKQPPHL
- the SQSTM1 gene encoding sequestosome-1 isoform X2, with product MAALTVKAYLLGKEEATREIRRFSLPPPARYRAIYDRVAELFQGLLRAGPPPAFRMHYKDEDGDLIAFSTDEELELAMPYVRDGVFRVYIKEKKECKREHRSQCSQEPPRNMVHPNVICDGCEGPVVGTRFKCSVCPDYDLCSTCEGKGIHKDHNMVMFQSPLLNPFEWLPRGRWLRKMRHGVPPFPWMHCWGYPGPAAPCQSSGQAEATAAPPGPSAPAAEASTNSQPQDPNVTFLKNVGESVAAFLSPLGIEVDIDVEHGGQRSKVTPTAPNQENNGEANSAPAQNGQTKPDWNNTDSATEVNVVAEQIQDMVIDPVPTQMEDSSFHSQEHSESSSSSGGEEDWTHLSSKEVDPSTGELQSLQMPGTDSPSSLDASQEPPQPGPTGLREAALYPHLPPEADPRLIESLSQMLSMGFSDEGGWLTRLLQTKNCDIGAALDAIQYSKQPPHL
- the SQSTM1 gene encoding sequestosome-1 isoform X1, which produces MAALTVKAYLLGKEEATREIRRFSLPPPARYRAIYDRVAELFQGLLRAGPPPAFRMHYKDEDGDLIAFSTDEELELAMPYVRDGVFRVYIKEKKECKREHRSQCSQEPPRNMVHPNVICDGCEGPVVGTRFKCSVCPDYDLCSTCEGKGIHKDHNMVMFQSPLLNPFEWLPRGRWLRKMRHGVPPFPWMHCWGYPGPAAPCQSSGQAEATAAPPGPSAPAAEEASTNSQPQDPNVTFLKNVGESVAAFLSPLGIEVDIDVEHGGQRSKVTPTAPNQENNGEANSAPAQNGQTKPDWNNTDSATEVNVVAEQIQDMVIDPVPTQMEDSSFHSQEHSESSSSSGGEEDWTHLSSKEVDPSTGELQSLQMPGTDSPSSLDASQEPPQPGPTGLREAALYPHLPPEADPRLIESLSQMLSMGFSDEGGWLTRLLQTKNCDIGAALDAIQYSKQPPHL